A stretch of Oncorhynchus mykiss isolate Arlee chromosome 14, USDA_OmykA_1.1, whole genome shotgun sequence DNA encodes these proteins:
- the LOC110488776 gene encoding neuronal PAS domain-containing protein 4A-like: MYRSTKGASKARRDQINAEIRNLKDLLPISDADKARLSYLHIMSLASMYTRKSVFFSQESGSAGSLEESARFLSFHELSELVQELPGFLLLLTGEGKLLYLSDSVSEHLGHSMVDLVAQGDSVYDIIDSTDHFIMRTNLAPPTSPDTDRLFRCRFNTSKSVRRQSAGNKLVLIRARCLSPPSSSSTPSSYWTSNPVWMCFCSPLEAIPTRFGPGGDQVPALIPPAAENNFFLASFQSQHSRDMRLQNAQDSVSVYLGLDVSALRSRSWYSLLHPQDLSHASAQHCSLLREGGEGRSEMVVRVESADQSWVWLYMVMQLEAGDSPISSNNYILSEAEGWSVRQQLSTEQTQLTLVLSTSTSRQDSLSLSSPDQVFTPSSSGLSAQSFDFSMTVSSVGSSDETGGATTEPMQVEGDPRSSISSIEEESFFQQQQMPAPVQSPSAASSPTPVTVATVADLDFLTQNILLPPSFQLEPPLPALPLPLPPAPTSQEQQTKEFVCTPPYTPQLGGGSFLFGEPLFSFDPTGTTTPPPSTTTATATTSIATSLSPSAPPAPPTTASSPAPPSSLCLTGPSTDLFFPADPCSGSLYEKLPPTPDSPGDGDCTVMTLPEVRGPLYVDVPLGSLHYNLEGLLTPEASPGKQPCLSFFSLEREREKERAEISLLAQHISSLAEGFYLDPLLSKLSPPSMSPSSSPPSPSLSPSLDTAGVDSSHMLGEFYPVKAWRGLDFPIFHDDESLFEESILEALLQDFSTPPPLSPNPSSPPNPMCWHSPSHFEGVSHFCSVQSAHCNPTAGCGATLAGESGAMAEVEGLVEEPMEIEVASSPLSSCSSIPASPPLRLTASPTSAPSTPVDHSTPAVPCAQSLLEELAALEPMFGAGASIAPGLGQQPELYQLQCHQPPQCFHKDGSGSVPPF, translated from the exons ATGTATCGATCAACGAAGGGAGCGTCAAAGGCTCGGAGGGACCAAATCAACGCGGAGATTCGGAACCTGAAGGACTTGCTTCCTATCTCCGATGCGGACAAGGCACGACTCTCATACCTACATATAATGTCCCTTGCCAGCATGTACACCAGGAAATCGGTTTTCTTCTCTCAAG AATCGGGATCTGCTGGCAGTCTCGAAGAAAGCGCGAGGTTCCTGTCTTTCCACGAGCTGTCAGAGCTGGTGCAGGAGCTACCTGGGTTTCTGCTCCTGTTGACCGGGGAAGGCAAGCTGCTCTACCTGTCAGACAGCGTCTCCGAGCACCTCGGCCACTCCATG GTGGATTTGGTTGCCCAGGGTGACAGTGTGTATGATATCATTGACTCTACTGACCACTTCATCATGAGGACCAACCTGGCCCCTCCTACGTCACCTGACACAG ATCGTCTATTCCGTTGTCGTTTCAACACTTCCAAGTCGGTGCGCAGGCAGAGTGCCGGGAACAAGCTGGTTCTGATCCGGGCGCGCTGcctgtcccctccctcctcctcttccacccctaGCTCCTACTGGACATCCAACCCTGTTTGGATGTGCTTCTGTTCCCCTCTGGAGGCAATCCCCACCCGCTTTGGCCCTGGGGGGGACCAAGTTCCTGCTCTGATCCCTCCTGCTGCTGAGAACAACTTCTTCCTAGCCTCGTTCCAGTCTCAACACAGCCGAGACATGAGGCTCCAGAATGCACAGGACAG TGTCAGTGTTTACCTAGGTCTCGATGTGTCAGCCCTGAGGTCTCGCTCCTGGTACAGCCTCCTCCACCCACAGGACCTGTCACACGCCTCTGCTCAGCACTGCAGCCTGT tgagagaaggaggagaaggtagATCTGAGATGGTGGTACGGGTGGAGTCTGCAGACCAGTCCTGGGTCTGGCTTTACATGGTAATGCAGCTGGAGGCAGGAGACAGCCCCATCAGCAGCAACAACTACATACTTAG tgaAGCAGAGGGGTGGTCAGTGAGACAGCAGCTGAGCACAGAGCAGACCCAGCTGACCCTGGTACTGAGTACTAGTACGTCCCGCCAGGACAGCTTGAGCCTGTCCAGCCCAGACCAAGTCTTCACCCCCAGCAGCAGTGGCCTCTCAGCCCAGTCCTTTGACTTCAGCATGACTGTGTCGAGTGTAGGCTCCTCCGATGAGACAGGGGGTGCCACCACTGAACCCATGCAAGTGGAGGGTGACCCTCGCTCCAGTATTTCCTCTATTGAGGAGGAGAGCTTCTTCCAGCAGCAGCAGATGCCTGCCCCTGTCCAAAGCCCATCCGCTGCCTCCTCCCCCACCCCGGTTACCGTTGCCACGGTAGCAGATCTGGACTTCCTCACTCAGAACATTCTCTTGCCCCCCTCCTTCCAGCTCGAACCTCCGCTGCCTGCCCTTCCCCTGCCCCTCCCCCCAGCACCCACCTCTCAGGAGCAGCAGACCAAAGAGTTTGTGTGCACGCCCCCCTACACACCCCAGCTGGGCGGTGGCAGCTTCCTGTTCGGCGAGCCCCTCTTTAGCTTCGACCCCACTGGCACCACcacaccccctccctccaccaccacagctACAGCCACCACCTCCATtgccacctccctctccccctccgcCCCACCCGCCCCACCCACCACAGCCTCCAGTCctgctcccccctcctccctgtgCCTCACTGGCCCCTCCACCGACCTGTTCTTCCCTGCTGATCCCTGCAGTGGCTCTCTCTATGAGAAGCTACCCCCCACCCCTGACAGCCCTGGGGATGGGGACTGCACAGTGATGACCTTGCCTGAGGTTCGGGGACCCCTGTATGTAGATGTCCCTTTAGGGTCCCTTCACTACAACCTCGAGGGCCTCCTCACCCCAGAGGCCTCCCCCGGTAAAcagccctgtctctctttcttctccctggagagagagagggagaaggagagagcagagatcTCCCTCTTAGCTCAGCACATCAGCTCCTTAGCAGAGGGATTCTACCTGGATCCTCTCTTATCCAAGCTATCCCCTCCTTCcatgtccccctcctcctcccctccctccccctccctctccccatccctagaCACCGCTGGTGTTGACTCTAGCCACATGCTGGGAGAGTTTTACCCGGTTAAAGCGTGGAGAGGCCTGGACTTCCCCATATTCCATGATGATGAATCTCTGTTTGAAGAGAGCATCTTAGAAGCCCTTCTCCAGGACTTCTCCACCCCTCCGCCCCTCTCCCCCAACCCGTCCTCTCCCCCCAACCCAATGTGCTGGCACTCACCCTCCCACTTTGAGGGGGTCAGCCACTTCTGTAGCGTCCAATCGGCGCACTGTAACCCCACGGCCGGGTGCGGGGCGACGTTGGCCGGCGAGTCCGGGGCGATGGCAGAAGTGGAGGGGCTGGTGGAGGAGCCTATGGAGATTGAGGTGGCGTCATCACCTCTGTCCTCCTGTTCCTCCATCCCAGCATCCCCTCCCCTGCGACTCACTGCCTCCCCCACCTCCGCCCCCTCCACGCCTGTCGACCACTCTACACCCGCCGTGCCTTGCGCTCAGTCCCTCCTGGAGGAGCTGGCCGCCCTGGAACCCATGTTTGGGGCAGGTGCCTCGATCGCCCCCGGCTTGGGTCAACAACCTGAGTTGTATCAACTCCAGTGTCACCAGCCGCCACAGTGCTTCCACAAAG ATGGGAGTGGAAGTGTTCCCCCGTTCTAA